Part of the Flavobacterium sp. KS-LB2 genome is shown below.
ATGTTGGGTATGCATCCAACTCAATACCTTGTGTTCCATAAGGATCTCCATTTCCATTTAGTTCTGGAGAGAATCCTGAGAATTTTTGGGTAATAAATGGATTAATAGCATTTACATATACTCTACAAGCAGTTAAAAATCCTTCTTTAAATGGAATTTTATATCCTAAAGTAATATTGTTGATTCTGAAGAAATCTCCCGATTCTAAATAATACGTTGAAGCAACCGGAACTTGATTAAATGCACCTGGTTTTGTAGCTGTTGTATTGTTTACTGTCCAAAAATCAGTTGCTAATACATCTTCGATATTTTCTCCAGTAAAACGCTGTGCTTTTTTACCATTGTAGACTTTTGCTCCTTGGGTTCCGTAACCATCTACTGAAAAATCGAAGTTTTTATAGTTCAAACCTAAAGTAACTCCATAGGTTGAAGTTGGTAAAATAGAACCTACATATTTTTTATCAGCATTTGCATCTAAAGCATCTTGAGTTACCTGCGTTCCTGCAGCGGTGTTGTATAACATTTTACCATTTGTAGCATCAAAACCAGCATACTCATACATATAGAAACTACCTAATGGCTTGCCTATTGATGAATTGTCTAATAATTTAGTCCATTGCCCATTTGCTAAATCTCCACCGTTAATTGGTGCAAGCGTAGCATCTTTTAAACCTGTTAGTTCATTTTTGTTGTTCGAAAAATTTCCACCAACCCAGTAACTCAGATTGTCCGTTAGTTTATCATCCCAACGCAACGCAATTTCATATCCCTTATTCGATACTTCACCTACGTGTGCCGGCGAAGAATTACTGATTCCTGAAGTGATGTAAGGTCTCGTGTTTAAAATAACATTGGTTGTTGTTTTATCATAAACATCAAAGGATCCTTTCAATCTGCTATTCAATACTTCAAAATCTAAACCTGCAGAAGTCTCTTCCGTAATTTCCCATGACAAGCTTGGATCTACTTGAGAATTGATAGTCGTTCCTTCATTCAATAAAGAACCGCCTAAATAATACGTAAGACCAGAACTATAGGCTTGACTGTTAAGAGGAACATTTTGGTTTCCTAATTTACCCCATCCACCTCTTAATTTCAACAAGTCAATTCCTTTTGCATTAGCCATAAATTCTTCTTTGGTAATAACCCATCCTAAACCAAAAGCAGGAAAAGTTCCCCAACGGTAGTCTTTACCAAAGTTTGATGATCCATCACGTCTAATGGTACCTGTAAATAAGTATCTGTCCATTAATTTATATTGGAAACGACCAAAATAAGAGGCTATTTTATTTTCATTGAAAACCTCATCTCTATAATTCACAACTGTCCCTACATAATCAACACCAGCTAATGACCAGTAATTTGAATCAGCATTTACATTTTTTCTTGCTACTGTCAATTGTTCTCTTGCTCCACGAACAGAAGTTTCTATACCAGCTGTTAGTTCAACATCGTGTATGGAAGCAAAAACTTTGTTATAAGTCATGTAATTCGATAAATTCCAATTGAAATATTGATTTCTTCCTTTTGTCAATAAATTAATATTTCTGTCCGCTGGATAAATAATACTGCTTAATTGACCTGGATTATTATTGGATTGCCAAATAGTTTTTGTGTCTTCGAAGTTGTAATTTTTCCAAGAATAATATTCTCCGTTAAATTGCGATGTGAATTTTAATGATTTTATAATATCATAATCCAATTTCAAACCACCTTGCAAGGTTATGCTTCTTTGCTCTTCATCAAAATAGTCTAATTGCGCTACAGGATTTCCTACATTGTTAAAAGAAGAACCCGCAGTACCAGCAAAACCGTCAGCACCAACGTAAGAAACGCCATATTGTCCATTTGAAAAACGAACGGGAACTATTGGAGATTGTTTGTAAGCATTAGTAAAAGCACTCAATGGTTTTGGAGTAGAATTTGCTGCACCAAAACTCAAATTTTGATTCAAAGTCAGTTTTTTAGAAATTTTGAATTCGTTGTTATTTCTAAAAGTGGTACGACTGTAATCCAATCCGTTAAGGATTGCTTTCTCTTGGTAATTTCCTAAACTGAAAAAATATTTAATATTCTCTGTTGCACCAGAAACCGACACGTTATTTTGAGTATACGAACCTGTTCTTGTAATAGCATCAAACCAATCTGTATTTACGGGTTGATCCTGTGAAAAAGTTGTTGTTTGTAAAGCGCTATTCGAATAATGTGCGTACTTATTACTTCCGGCCATTTTTACTTTTTTCAAAGGCTCTCTAAAACCGGCAAAGCTTTCAAATTCAACCGAAACTTTGTCTCCTTTACCTTTTTTGGTGGTAATAATGATAACACCATTTGCGGCTCTTGTACCATAAATAGCTAATGCAGAGGCATCTTTCAAAATTTCGTACGAAGTAATATCATTTGTATTGATGTTATTGATATTGTCAGTAGGCATCCCATCTACAATATATAAAGGAGTACGTCCACCTAAAGCGGTACCCAAACCTCTAATAATTACAGAAGGAGTGCTTCCCGGCAAATCGGATGAAATTACCTGAACCCCAGCTGCTTTTCCTTGTATAGCTTGAGAAGCATTTAATACCTTGGTTTTAGATATTTCCTCTGCTTTCAATGAAGTTATTGCTGTAGTGTTATCAATCTTTTTTCTGGTTCCGTACCCAATGATGACTACTTCTTTTAAGGCAGTGTCTTTGGATTCTTGTAATGTTATGCGCATCGGTTCTGCTAGTGCAGAAACTGATAGGGCTTCAAAACCTACCATACTTATTTTTAATACTTCGCCTGCTTTGGCATTAATATTAAAATTTCCGTCAAAATCAGTATCAGTTGAAGTTTTAGAATCAGCAGCTACTATCATAGCGCCAGGAATCCCAATTCCATCCTTATCTAATACCTTTCCCTTAATTACTTGTCCAGACATGTAAGCTGGTAGTAAAATGAGTGCTAAAAAGCTAAAAATAATATTTCTCATATAGTAATATTTTGTTAAAGTTAGTGGAGCCAAAGTAAATAATTACAACGTTATAGTAAGCAAAATAGCGATACTACACGAATACATCAAAACAACAAGAAAAGTTCATAAATCAATGTAGTATTGAGGATAATAGCCATGATGAAGCACTACACTACATCTACATGATGTAGTAATGATGTGTTGCAATTCTGTAATAAATACACTGAAATAATATATTATATATAAAAAATATTCGGTATTTATATGGTTAATAAAAATTTAGAAAGATTTTCATCTTGAACAAGGTTTAATTTCTTTCTTAAACGATAGCGGTGAAGTTCTACGCCTCTAAAAGAAATATTCATCAGTGGAGCAATTTCTTTAGATGAAAGATTCATTTTTAAGTAAATACAAAGCTTAATATCCTTTGAAGTGAGATTTGGATATTTCTTGGATAGATTGATGATAAATTCATTGTGAATTTGGTTCAAATTTGT
Proteins encoded:
- a CDS encoding SusC/RagA family TonB-linked outer membrane protein; its protein translation is MRNIIFSFLALILLPAYMSGQVIKGKVLDKDGIGIPGAMIVAADSKTSTDTDFDGNFNINAKAGEVLKISMVGFEALSVSALAEPMRITLQESKDTALKEVVIIGYGTRKKIDNTTAITSLKAEEISKTKVLNASQAIQGKAAGVQVISSDLPGSTPSVIIRGLGTALGGRTPLYIVDGMPTDNINNINTNDITSYEILKDASALAIYGTRAANGVIIITTKKGKGDKVSVEFESFAGFREPLKKVKMAGSNKYAHYSNSALQTTTFSQDQPVNTDWFDAITRTGSYTQNNVSVSGATENIKYFFSLGNYQEKAILNGLDYSRTTFRNNNEFKISKKLTLNQNLSFGAANSTPKPLSAFTNAYKQSPIVPVRFSNGQYGVSYVGADGFAGTAGSSFNNVGNPVAQLDYFDEEQRSITLQGGLKLDYDIIKSLKFTSQFNGEYYSWKNYNFEDTKTIWQSNNNPGQLSSIIYPADRNINLLTKGRNQYFNWNLSNYMTYNKVFASIHDVELTAGIETSVRGAREQLTVARKNVNADSNYWSLAGVDYVGTVVNYRDEVFNENKIASYFGRFQYKLMDRYLFTGTIRRDGSSNFGKDYRWGTFPAFGLGWVITKEEFMANAKGIDLLKLRGGWGKLGNQNVPLNSQAYSSGLTYYLGGSLLNEGTTINSQVDPSLSWEITEETSAGLDFEVLNSRLKGSFDVYDKTTTNVILNTRPYITSGISNSSPAHVGEVSNKGYEIALRWDDKLTDNLSYWVGGNFSNNKNELTGLKDATLAPINGGDLANGQWTKLLDNSSIGKPLGSFYMYEYAGFDATNGKMLYNTAAGTQVTQDALDANADKKYVGSILPTSTYGVTLGLNYKNFDFSVDGYGTQGAKVYNGKKAQRFTGENIEDVLATDFWTVNNTTATKPGAFNQVPVASTYYLESGDFFRINNITLGYKIPFKEGFLTACRVYVNAINPFITQKFSGFSPELNGNGDPYGTQGIELDAYPTLRSVVIGANLKF